Proteins co-encoded in one Streptococcus pyogenes genomic window:
- the tkt gene encoding transketolase: MTFDAIDQLAVNTVRTLSMDAIQAANSGHPGLPMGAAPMAYVLWNHFMNINPKTSRNWSNRDRFILSAGHGSAMLYSLLHLAGYDLSVEDLKNFRQWGSKTPGHPEVNHTDGVEATTGPLGQGIANAVGMAMAEAHLAAKFNKPGFDIVDHYTFALNGDGDLMEGVSQEAASMAGHLKLGKLVLLYDSNDISLDGPTSMAFTEDVKGRFEAYGWQHILVKDGNDLEEIAAAIEAAKAETEKPTIIEVKTIIGFGAEKQGTSAVHGAPLGAEGIAFAKKAYQWTHQDFEVPAEVTERFAQGLQARGEKAEQAWNDLFAAYEAEYPELAAEYQKAFTNEAAQVELEAHELGSSMASRVSSQQAIQQISEQVASFWGGSADLSASNNTMVKAETDFQPGHYEGRNIWFGVREFAMAAAMNGIALHGGTRVYGGTFFVFSNYLLPAVRMAALQNLPTVYVMTHDSIAVGEDGPTHEPIEQLASVRSMPNLNVIRPADGNETNAAWKRAIAETDRPTMLVLTRQNLPVLEGTKELAEDGLSKGAYILSEAKGDLDGILIATGSEVKLAMDTQEALEAEGIHVRVVSMPSQNIFDEQSAEYKESILPAAVTKRLAIEAGSSFGWAKYVGLSGKTLTIDTWGASAPGNRIFEEYGFTVANATELYKSL; the protein is encoded by the coding sequence ATGACATTTGATGCAATTGACCAGTTGGCAGTAAACACTGTCCGCACCCTATCAATGGATGCCATTCAAGCGGCAAATTCTGGACACCCAGGACTTCCAATGGGGGCAGCACCTATGGCCTATGTTCTTTGGAATCACTTCATGAACATCAATCCCAAAACAAGCCGTAATTGGTCAAACAGAGACCGTTTTATCCTATCAGCAGGTCATGGAAGTGCCATGCTTTATAGCTTGTTACACTTAGCTGGTTATGATTTATCTGTAGAAGATTTAAAGAACTTCCGTCAATGGGGTTCTAAAACACCAGGTCACCCAGAAGTGAACCACACAGACGGTGTCGAAGCAACCACAGGACCTCTTGGTCAAGGGATCGCAAATGCCGTTGGGATGGCCATGGCAGAAGCTCATCTAGCAGCTAAATTTAACAAACCAGGCTTTGACATCGTTGATCACTACACATTTGCTTTGAATGGTGACGGTGACCTTATGGAAGGGGTCAGCCAAGAAGCAGCAAGTATGGCAGGACATTTAAAACTTGGGAAATTGGTCTTGCTATATGATTCAAACGACATCTCTCTTGATGGTCCAACCTCTATGGCTTTCACAGAAGATGTGAAAGGACGTTTCGAAGCTTATGGTTGGCAACATATCCTTGTGAAAGATGGAAATGATTTAGAAGAAATTGCAGCTGCTATTGAAGCAGCTAAAGCTGAAACTGAGAAACCAACCATCATCGAAGTCAAAACCATTATTGGTTTTGGTGCCGAAAAACAAGGAACTTCAGCTGTTCACGGCGCTCCTCTTGGAGCAGAAGGCATTGCTTTTGCCAAAAAAGCTTACCAATGGACTCATCAAGATTTTGAAGTGCCTGCTGAAGTAACAGAGCGCTTTGCTCAAGGTCTTCAAGCGCGTGGTGAAAAAGCAGAACAAGCCTGGAATGACTTGTTTGCAGCTTATGAAGCAGAATATCCAGAATTAGCAGCAGAATACCAAAAAGCCTTTACTAACGAAGCTGCTCAAGTAGAACTTGAAGCGCACGAACTTGGTAGTTCAATGGCGAGTCGTGTATCCAGTCAACAAGCCATCCAACAAATTTCAGAACAAGTAGCCTCTTTCTGGGGTGGGTCAGCAGACCTTTCAGCTTCAAACAATACTATGGTTAAGGCTGAAACAGATTTCCAACCAGGTCACTACGAAGGCCGTAACATCTGGTTTGGCGTTCGTGAATTTGCCATGGCTGCAGCCATGAACGGTATTGCCCTTCACGGCGGGACACGCGTTTACGGCGGAACCTTCTTTGTCTTCTCAAACTATCTTCTTCCAGCTGTTCGTATGGCAGCGCTCCAAAACTTGCCAACAGTTTATGTCATGACACATGATTCTATCGCTGTCGGTGAAGATGGGCCAACGCACGAACCAATTGAACAATTGGCAAGTGTTCGCTCAATGCCTAACTTGAACGTTATTCGTCCAGCAGACGGTAACGAAACAAATGCTGCTTGGAAACGTGCCATTGCTGAAACAGATCGCCCAACCATGCTTGTATTGACGCGTCAAAACCTTCCAGTGCTTGAGGGCACAAAAGAATTGGCAGAAGATGGTCTTAGCAAAGGAGCTTATATCTTGTCAGAAGCCAAAGGCGACCTTGATGGTATCTTGATTGCAACAGGTTCAGAAGTGAAACTGGCAATGGATACTCAAGAAGCTCTTGAAGCAGAAGGCATTCATGTGCGTGTCGTATCTATGCCATCACAAAATATCTTTGACGAACAGTCAGCAGAGTATAAAGAAAGCATCCTACCAGCAGCTGTGACTAAACGTCTCGCTATCGAAGCAGGTTCAAGCTTTGGCTGGGCAAAATATGTCGGCCTATCAGGAAAAACATTGACCATTGACACTTGGGGTGCTTCAGCTCCAGGAAATCGTATCTTCGAAGAATATGGTTTCACTGTGGCAAATGCAACTGAGTTATACAAATCACTCTAA
- the fsa gene encoding fructose-6-phosphate aldolase — translation MKFFLDTANVAAIKAINELGVVDGVTTNPTIISREGRDFETVIKEICDIVDGPISAEVTGLTADAMVEEARSIAKWHDNVVVKIPMTTEGLKATNILSKEGIKTNVTLIFTVSQGLMAMKAGATYISPFIGRLEDIGTDAYQLISDLREIIDLYDFQAEIIAASIRTTAHVEAVAKLGAHIATIPDPLFAKMTQHPLTTNGLKTFMEDWASFKK, via the coding sequence ATGAAATTTTTCCTAGATACAGCTAATGTAGCCGCTATTAAAGCGATTAATGAACTTGGCGTTGTAGATGGTGTCACCACCAATCCAACCATTATCTCACGTGAAGGACGTGATTTTGAAACAGTTATCAAAGAAATCTGTGACATCGTCGATGGCCCAATCAGTGCTGAAGTGACAGGGCTAACAGCAGATGCTATGGTAGAAGAAGCTAGAAGCATTGCTAAGTGGCATGACAATGTCGTCGTTAAAATTCCAATGACTACAGAAGGGTTAAAAGCAACAAACATTCTTTCAAAAGAAGGGATTAAAACTAATGTGACCTTGATTTTCACAGTAAGCCAAGGTTTAATGGCAATGAAAGCAGGCGCAACTTACATTAGCCCATTTATCGGTCGTTTGGAAGATATTGGCACAGATGCTTATCAATTAATCAGCGACCTTCGTGAAATCATTGACTTGTACGATTTCCAAGCAGAAATCATCGCAGCAAGTATTCGTACAACAGCCCATGTGGAAGCTGTTGCTAAATTAGGCGCACACATTGCGACGATTCCAGACCCCTTGTTTGCTAAGATGACGCAACATCCCTTAACGACAAATGGTTTGAAAACCTTTATGGAAGATTGGGCTTCCTTTAAAAAATAA
- a CDS encoding helix-turn-helix domain-containing protein, which produces MKIEDLMDKERRAQYRLLVTLYHAKETLRLKDLMRLSNLSKVTLLKYIDNLNHLCREQGLACQLLLEKDSLSLKENGQFHWEDLVALLLKESVAYQILTYMYCHEHFNITNLSVELMVSEATLNRQLAHLNQLLSEFDLALSQGRQLGSELQWRYFYFELFRHTLTRQGIDALVNQLDASHLATLIERLIGQSLSAEALEQLLIWLAISQARMSFQKGYNDHFLRDSDFMTSNIFFKRLESMLLHYLRRYALEFDAFEAKSLFVFLHAYPLLPIASMKYSLGFGGPIADHISEALWLLKKAHVIIHQTKEEIIYGLGIFFSKAYFFKGAILSQPTNSQYLYQLVGEDKRALLRVIINHLVLQMDQETDFSQQLSDDILALLIFSIERHHEPLLVGLALGQNKVEAAIAELAIRRHLGHRRDFQLMPYDHQKVYDCLITYQTVCLPRQDLPYYRLKQYSSPYELTALEAFLKDLFQQKNTREEELSLSPAAKSSFAHKTV; this is translated from the coding sequence ATGAAGATTGAAGACTTAATGGATAAGGAACGAAGGGCCCAATATCGTCTCTTGGTGACCCTTTATCATGCTAAAGAAACGTTAAGGCTAAAAGACCTAATGAGGCTATCAAACTTGTCTAAAGTGACCCTATTAAAATACATTGACAATCTAAATCATTTGTGTCGAGAACAAGGTTTAGCCTGTCAATTACTTTTAGAAAAAGACAGTCTGAGCTTAAAAGAAAATGGCCAGTTCCATTGGGAGGATTTGGTAGCTCTGCTTCTCAAAGAATCGGTTGCCTATCAGATATTGACCTACATGTACTGCCATGAACACTTTAACATCACCAACTTATCCGTTGAACTGATGGTTAGTGAAGCTACTCTAAACAGACAATTAGCTCACCTCAACCAGCTTTTATCAGAATTTGATCTGGCGCTCTCGCAAGGCAGACAACTGGGAAGTGAGCTTCAGTGGCGTTATTTCTATTTTGAATTGTTCCGCCATACCTTGACCAGACAAGGCATAGACGCCTTGGTCAATCAGTTAGACGCTTCGCATTTGGCTACCTTAATTGAGCGGCTGATTGGCCAGTCATTATCGGCAGAAGCCTTAGAACAATTATTGATTTGGTTGGCGATTTCGCAAGCGCGAATGTCCTTTCAAAAAGGCTACAATGATCATTTTTTAAGAGATAGTGACTTTATGACATCTAATATTTTCTTTAAGCGCTTAGAAAGCATGCTTTTACATTACTTAAGACGCTATGCCCTTGAATTTGATGCTTTTGAAGCTAAGAGCCTCTTTGTCTTTTTGCATGCTTATCCTCTACTTCCTATTGCCAGCATGAAGTATAGTTTGGGTTTTGGAGGTCCTATTGCTGATCACATTTCAGAAGCCTTATGGCTTTTAAAGAAGGCTCATGTGATTATCCATCAGACAAAGGAGGAAATCATTTATGGCTTGGGGATATTTTTTTCCAAAGCTTACTTTTTTAAAGGAGCTATCCTTAGTCAACCAACCAATAGCCAATACCTTTATCAATTAGTAGGCGAAGATAAAAGAGCGCTTTTAAGGGTTATCATAAACCATTTAGTGCTGCAAATGGATCAGGAAACGGATTTCAGTCAGCAGTTGAGTGACGACATTTTAGCATTGTTGATTTTTTCCATTGAGCGCCACCATGAGCCTCTTTTAGTAGGGCTTGCCTTGGGGCAAAATAAGGTGGAAGCAGCCATTGCGGAATTGGCCATTAGACGTCATTTGGGGCATCGTAGGGATTTTCAATTAATGCCCTATGATCATCAGAAAGTTTATGATTGTCTGATTACCTATCAGACTGTCTGTTTACCGAGACAAGATTTACCCTATTACCGGTTAAAACAGTATAGCTCCCCCTATGAACTCACTGCTTTAGAAGCTTTTCTCAAAGACCTTTTCCAGCAAAAAAATACACGAGAAGAGGAACTCTCACTCAGCCCAGCAGCTAAGTCTAGTTTTGCACACAAAACTGTGTGA
- a CDS encoding FAD/NAD(P)-binding oxidoreductase, which translates to MTLTTKTIHVIGASFAGLAFVDKYKDLNPDSQIILIDKESCPNYIPNGINQLFRGDIQDLSDAMWGRACLAAQIESNHRFIQAEVLAIEAPSNTLLLKDSQGRVFEEGYETLVCAMGASPQSHYIETSQTNKVLVTKYYEESQASLKLIEASQEVLVIGAGLIGLDLAYSLSLQGKRVKLIEAAERPDFYQTDAELIAPVMAEMSTHHVTFINNKRVTAIHEIEGKVVAHTEQGDTFQGDLAILAINFRPNTHLLQGQVACALDKTILVNENLQTSQANIYAIGDMVSLHFGILGMDYYTPLINQAMKTGQALALHLAGYPIPPLQTVKVLGSSHFDYYRASVGVTEEEAELYMDTCSYLYQNGDSKNLFWLKLIARKTDGILIGAQLLSKTNALVIANQLGQALALKVTDADLAFQDFLFLQGHSDLAYHLHEACLKLFEKRLRHED; encoded by the coding sequence ATGACATTAACGACAAAGACCATACATGTTATCGGGGCATCCTTTGCTGGTCTAGCCTTTGTTGATAAATATAAGGACCTCAATCCAGATTCCCAAATCATTCTCATTGATAAGGAAAGCTGTCCCAATTATATTCCAAATGGTATCAACCAATTATTCAGAGGAGACATTCAAGACCTGTCTGATGCTATGTGGGGAAGAGCCTGCCTAGCAGCACAAATAGAGTCTAACCATCGGTTTATTCAAGCAGAAGTGTTAGCTATCGAAGCTCCCTCAAACACCTTGCTTCTCAAAGACAGTCAAGGACGAGTTTTTGAAGAAGGTTATGAAACGCTTGTTTGTGCCATGGGTGCTAGCCCCCAGTCTCATTATATTGAGACGTCACAGACCAACAAAGTTTTGGTAACCAAATATTATGAAGAAAGCCAAGCTAGTTTAAAACTGATTGAGGCTAGCCAAGAGGTCTTGGTTATTGGTGCCGGCTTGATTGGCTTAGACCTTGCCTACAGTTTGTCCTTACAAGGCAAACGGGTCAAACTGATTGAAGCAGCCGAACGTCCAGATTTCTATCAGACTGACGCAGAACTGATAGCCCCTGTAATGGCAGAAATGTCCACTCACCATGTCACCTTTATTAATAATAAGCGTGTTACGGCTATTCATGAGATAGAGGGAAAAGTTGTCGCTCATACCGAGCAAGGGGACACCTTCCAAGGTGATTTGGCTATTTTAGCCATTAACTTTAGGCCAAATACACACCTTTTGCAAGGACAAGTGGCTTGTGCTCTGGATAAGACCATTTTGGTTAATGAAAACTTACAGACCAGCCAGGCTAATATCTATGCCATTGGAGACATGGTTTCATTGCATTTTGGTATATTGGGAATGGATTACTATACACCTTTGATTAACCAAGCAATGAAGACAGGTCAGGCTCTGGCTCTGCATTTAGCTGGATATCCTATTCCTCCATTACAGACGGTCAAGGTATTAGGAAGTTCTCACTTTGATTATTATCGCGCGAGTGTTGGTGTGACAGAAGAAGAAGCAGAGCTTTATATGGATACGTGTAGCTATTTGTACCAAAATGGGGATTCTAAAAACCTCTTTTGGCTGAAATTAATAGCTAGAAAAACGGATGGGATTTTAATAGGCGCTCAGCTCCTATCCAAAACCAATGCTCTTGTCATCGCCAATCAATTAGGTCAGGCTCTGGCTCTGAAAGTTACAGACGCTGACTTAGCATTTCAAGATTTTCTCTTTTTACAAGGTCACAGTGATTTGGCTTATCATCTTCATGAAGCTTGTCTCAAATTATTTGAAAAGAGGCTCCGCCATGAAGATTGA
- a CDS encoding MIP/aquaporin family protein — protein sequence MDIFGEFLGTALLVLLGNGVVAGVVLPKTKTHASGWIVIATGWGIAVAVAVFISGKVAPAHLNPAVSLAFAMSGTIAWSTAIAYSLAQLLGAMVGSTLVFLQFRPHYLAAESQADILGTFATGPAIRDTSSNLLSEIFGTFVLMLGILAFGLYDMPAGLGTLCVGTLVIGIGLSLGGTTGYAINPARDLGPRLVHAILPLNNKGDSDWSYAWIPVVGPIIGAVLAVLLFQVMS from the coding sequence ATGGATATCTTTGGCGAATTTTTGGGTACAGCCTTATTGGTTTTACTAGGAAATGGTGTGGTAGCAGGGGTTGTCTTGCCCAAAACGAAAACCCATGCTTCTGGCTGGATCGTGATTGCGACTGGCTGGGGAATTGCAGTTGCTGTGGCAGTCTTTATCAGTGGCAAAGTTGCCCCTGCCCACCTCAATCCAGCTGTTAGCCTTGCTTTTGCCATGAGTGGAACCATTGCCTGGTCAACAGCCATTGCCTATAGCCTTGCCCAACTATTGGGAGCTATGGTTGGTTCAACTCTGGTATTCCTTCAGTTCAGGCCACATTATCTGGCTGCTGAGAGTCAGGCTGATATTTTAGGGACATTTGCGACAGGTCCTGCTATTCGAGATACTAGCTCAAACCTATTGAGTGAAATCTTTGGGACCTTTGTCTTGATGCTTGGTATTTTGGCATTTGGCTTATATGATATGCCAGCAGGACTAGGAACCCTCTGTGTAGGTACCTTGGTTATTGGGATTGGGTTATCCTTAGGAGGAACGACAGGTTACGCCATTAACCCAGCACGTGATTTAGGACCTCGTCTAGTTCATGCTATTCTACCACTCAACAACAAGGGAGATTCTGATTGGTCTTATGCTTGGATACCTGTTGTAGGACCAATTATTGGAGCGGTCTTAGCAGTTTTGCTTTTCCAAGTCATGTCCTAA
- the glpO gene encoding type 1 glycerol-3-phosphate oxidase, with protein MEFSRETRRLALQKMQERDLDLLIIGGGITGAGVALQAAASGLDTGLIEMQDFAQGTSSRSTKLVHGGLRYLKQFDVEVVSDTVSERAVVQQIAPHIPKPDPMLLPVYDEPGSTFSMFRLKVAMDLYDLLAGVSNTPAANKVLTKEEVLKREPDLKQEGLLGGGVYLDFRNNDARLVIENIKRANRDGALIASHVKAEDFLLDDNGKIIGVKARDLLSDQEIIIKAKLVINTTGPWSDEIRQFSHKGQPIHQMRPTKGVHLVVDRQKLPVSQPVYVDTGLNDGRMVFVLPREEKTYFGTTDTDYTGDLEHPQVTQEDVDYLLGVVNNRFPNANVTIDDIESSWAGLRPLLSGNSASDYNGGNSGKVSDDSFDHLVDTVKAYINHEDSREAVEKAIKQVETSTSEKELDPSAVSRGSSFERDENGLFTLAGGKITDYRKMAEGALTGIIQILKEEFGKSFKLINSKTYPVSGGEINPANVDSEIEAYAQLGTLSGLSMDDARYLANLYGSNAPKVFALTRQLTAAEGLSLAETLSLHYAMDYEMALKPTDYFLRRTNHLLFMRDSLDALIDPVINEMAKHFEWSDQERVAQEDDLRRVIADNDLSALKGHQEG; from the coding sequence ATGGAATTTTCAAGAGAAACAAGACGCTTAGCTCTCCAAAAAATGCAAGAAAGAGATTTAGACCTACTGATTATTGGGGGAGGTATTACGGGTGCTGGTGTGGCACTTCAGGCGGCAGCTAGTGGCCTAGATACGGGTCTGATTGAGATGCAAGATTTTGCTCAAGGAACCTCTAGCCGTTCAACCAAATTGGTTCACGGGGGGCTTCGTTACTTGAAACAATTTGATGTGGAGGTGGTTTCAGATACGGTGTCAGAGCGGGCTGTGGTGCAACAAATTGCACCCCACATTCCAAAACCAGACCCTATGTTATTACCTGTTTATGACGAACCTGGCAGTACCTTTAGCATGTTCCGTTTGAAGGTCGCTATGGATTTGTATGATCTTTTAGCAGGCGTGTCCAATACGCCAGCGGCCAACAAGGTGTTAACCAAAGAAGAAGTCTTAAAACGAGAACCAGACTTAAAACAAGAAGGCTTGCTTGGTGGTGGGGTTTACCTTGATTTCCGCAATAATGACGCAAGGCTTGTTATTGAAAATATCAAACGAGCTAATCGTGATGGGGCTCTTATTGCTAGTCATGTGAAAGCAGAAGATTTCTTGCTAGATGACAATGGTAAGATTATTGGTGTGAAGGCGCGTGATCTGCTGTCAGATCAAGAAATCATTATCAAGGCTAAATTAGTCATCAACACCACAGGTCCATGGAGTGATGAGATTCGTCAATTCTCTCATAAGGGACAACCGATTCATCAAATGCGCCCTACAAAAGGGGTGCATCTGGTAGTGGACCGTCAAAAATTACCAGTGTCTCAACCTGTCTATGTTGACACAGGGTTAAATGATGGTCGTATGGTCTTTGTCTTGCCACGTGAGGAAAAAACTTATTTTGGAACAACGGACACGGACTACACTGGAGACTTGGAGCACCCACAAGTTACTCAAGAAGATGTGGATTATTTGTTAGGCGTTGTCAATAACCGCTTTCCAAATGCCAACGTGACCATTGATGATATTGAAAGCAGTTGGGCTGGTCTTCGCCCCTTGTTATCAGGTAATAGTGCTTCTGACTACAATGGTGGCAACAGCGGTAAAGTCAGTGATGATAGTTTTGATCACTTGGTTGATACTGTCAAAGCCTATATTAACCACGAAGATAGCCGAGAAGCTGTTGAAAAAGCTATTAAGCAGGTTGAAACCAGCACATCTGAAAAAGAATTGGATCCGTCTGCAGTGTCACGAGGTTCAAGTTTTGAGCGTGATGAGAATGGACTCTTTACCTTGGCAGGTGGTAAGATTACCGACTATCGCAAAATGGCTGAAGGAGCATTGACAGGGATTATTCAAATCCTCAAAGAAGAGTTTGGCAAATCCTTCAAGCTTATCAATTCAAAAACCTATCCTGTTTCAGGAGGTGAAATCAATCCAGCCAATGTAGATTCGGAAATAGAAGCCTATGCTCAATTAGGAACTCTTAGTGGTCTTTCGATGGATGATGCTAGGTATTTGGCAAACCTTTATGGTTCTAATGCGCCAAAAGTCTTTGCCTTAACTCGTCAATTAACAGCAGCTGAAGGGTTAAGTTTAGCTGAAACCTTGTCCTTACATTATGCGATGGATTATGAAATGGCTCTTAAACCGACAGATTATTTCTTGAGAAGAACAAATCACCTCTTATTTATGCGAGATAGCCTAGATGCTTTGATTGACCCAGTGATTAATGAAATGGCTAAACATTTTGAATGGTCTGATCAGGAAAGAGTGGCACAAGAAGACGATCTTCGTCGCGTGATTGCAGACAATGATTTGAGTGCCTTAAAAGGCCATCAGGAGGGTTAA
- a CDS encoding PepSY domain-containing protein gives MCLSYNRRNQRKKVVLMTIKKFSLLAIASLSLLSLAACDMDDKDDHMDNQPKTSQTSKKVKLSEDKAKSIALKDASVTEADAQMLSVTQDNEDGKAVYEIEFQNKDQEYSYTIDANSGDIVEKSSEPIND, from the coding sequence ATGTGTTTGAGTTATAATAGAAGAAATCAAAGAAAGAAGGTAGTACTTATGACAATTAAAAAATTCTCTCTACTAGCCATAGCCAGCCTCTCTTTACTCAGTCTTGCAGCCTGTGATATGGATGATAAAGACGATCATATGGATAATCAACCAAAGACAAGTCAAACTAGCAAGAAAGTTAAACTCTCAGAAGACAAAGCCAAATCAATTGCGTTAAAAGATGCTTCTGTTACGGAAGCTGATGCTCAAATGCTATCAGTTACACAAGATAATGAAGATGGCAAAGCCGTGTATGAAATCGAGTTTCAAAACAAAGATCAAGAATACAGCTATACCATTGACGCCAACTCAGGGGATATTGTGGAAAAATCTTCTGAACCAATCAATGACTAA
- a CDS encoding DUF896 family protein produces the protein MDPKKIARINELAKKKKTVGLTGPEKVEQAKLREEYIEGYRRSVRHHIEGIKLVDEEGNDVTPEKLRQVQREKGLHGRSLDDPKS, from the coding sequence ATGGATCCTAAAAAAATTGCTCGTATCAATGAGCTGGCTAAAAAGAAAAAAACGGTAGGCTTGACTGGACCTGAAAAAGTGGAACAGGCAAAACTCCGTGAAGAATACATTGAAGGCTATCGTCGCTCTGTCAGACACCATATCGAAGGCATCAAATTGGTGGACGAAGAAGGAAACGACGTGACCCCTGAAAAATTAAGACAGGTGCAACGTGAAAAAGGCTTGCACGGCCGTTCATTAGATGACCCAAAATCATAA
- the glyS gene encoding glycine--tRNA ligase subunit beta, which produces MSKNLLIELGLEELPAYVVTPSEKQLGERLATFLTENRLSFEDIQTFSTPRRLAVRVSGLADQQTDLTEDFKGPAKKIALDADGNFSKAAQGFVRGKGLTTDAIEFREVKGEEYVYVTKHEAGKPAKEVLLGVTEVLSAMTFPVSMHWANNSFEYIRPVHTLTVLLNDEALELDFLDIHSGRVSRGHRFLGTETTITSADSYEADLRSQFVIADAKERQEMIVEQIKTLEVEQGVQVDIDEDLLNEVLNLVEFPTAFMGSFEAKYLDVPEEVLVTSMKNHQRYFVVRDQAGHLMPNFVSVRNGNDQAIENVIKGNEKVLVARLEDGEFFWREDQKLQIADLVAKLTNVTFHEKIGSLAEHMDRTRVIAASLAKEANLSAEEVTAVDRAAQIYKFDLLTGMVGEFDELQGIMGEKYALLAGEDAAVATAIREHYLPDAAGGALPETKVGAVLALAAKLDTLLSFFSVGLIPSGSNDPYALRRATQGIVRILDHFGWRIPMDKLVDSLYDLSFDSLTYANKADVMNFIRARVDKMMGKAAPKDIREAILASSTFVVPEMLAAAEALVKASHTENYKPAVESLSRAFNLAEKADASVQVDPSLFENEQENTLFAAIQGLTLAGSAAQQLEQVFALSPVINDFFDNTMVMAGDQALKNNRLAILSDLVSKAKTIVAFNQLNTK; this is translated from the coding sequence ATGAGTAAAAATCTACTAATCGAACTTGGTCTGGAAGAACTTCCAGCCTACGTGGTCACACCAAGTGAAAAACAACTGGGAGAGCGCTTGGCGACTTTCTTAACAGAAAATCGTCTCTCTTTTGAAGATATACAAACCTTTTCAACTCCACGCCGTTTGGCAGTGCGTGTGTCTGGATTAGCTGATCAGCAAACGGATTTGACTGAGGACTTTAAAGGGCCTGCTAAGAAAATTGCCCTTGATGCTGATGGGAATTTCTCAAAAGCTGCTCAAGGATTTGTTCGTGGCAAAGGCTTGACCACAGATGCTATCGAATTCCGCGAAGTCAAAGGAGAAGAATACGTTTATGTGACCAAACACGAAGCTGGAAAACCTGCTAAGGAAGTGCTTCTAGGCGTTACTGAAGTGTTATCAGCAATGACCTTCCCAGTCAGCATGCACTGGGCTAACAATAGTTTTGAATACATTCGTCCTGTTCACACCTTGACAGTTCTGTTGAATGATGAGGCCTTGGAACTTGACTTCTTGGATATTCATTCTGGACGCGTCAGCCGTGGTCACCGTTTTTTAGGTACTGAAACCACTATCACAAGTGCTGATTCTTATGAGGCTGATTTACGCAGCCAGTTTGTTATCGCTGATGCTAAAGAGCGTCAAGAGATGATTGTGGAGCAAATCAAGACGCTTGAAGTGGAGCAGGGTGTGCAAGTTGACATTGACGAAGACTTGCTTAATGAAGTTTTGAACTTGGTCGAGTTTCCAACAGCTTTCATGGGAAGTTTTGAGGCTAAATACCTTGATGTCCCAGAAGAAGTATTGGTAACATCAATGAAAAACCACCAACGTTATTTTGTAGTACGTGATCAGGCTGGTCACTTGATGCCAAACTTTGTATCAGTTCGTAATGGGAATGATCAAGCCATTGAAAATGTTATTAAAGGGAACGAAAAAGTTTTGGTAGCTCGCTTAGAAGATGGTGAATTCTTCTGGCGTGAGGATCAGAAATTGCAAATTGCTGATTTGGTTGCCAAATTGACCAATGTGACCTTCCATGAAAAAATCGGCTCTCTTGCTGAACACATGGATCGTACGCGTGTCATTGCCGCATCACTTGCTAAGGAAGCCAACCTATCTGCTGAGGAAGTCACAGCTGTTGACCGTGCTGCCCAAATTTACAAATTTGACCTGTTAACAGGTATGGTGGGTGAATTTGATGAGCTGCAAGGGATTATGGGTGAAAAATATGCCCTTCTAGCTGGTGAAGATGCTGCTGTGGCAACAGCAATCCGTGAACACTACTTACCTGATGCTGCAGGAGGTGCGCTACCTGAAACCAAAGTTGGCGCTGTCCTGGCCTTGGCAGCTAAATTGGATACTCTCTTGTCATTCTTTTCTGTTGGCTTGATTCCATCTGGCTCTAATGATCCTTATGCTCTACGTCGTGCAACCCAAGGGATTGTCCGTATTCTTGATCATTTTGGATGGCGCATCCCAATGGATAAGCTGGTAGATAGCTTATATGACTTGTCCTTTGATAGTTTGACCTATGCCAATAAGGCGGATGTGATGAACTTTATCCGTGCTCGTGTGGATAAGATGATGGGCAAAGCCGCACCAAAAGACATTCGGGAAGCTATTCTAGCAAGTTCAACCTTTGTGGTTCCAGAAATGTTGGCCGCAGCTGAAGCTCTTGTCAAAGCCAGTCATACGGAAAATTACAAACCAGCAGTTGAATCTTTGTCACGTGCTTTTAATTTGGCAGAAAAAGCGGACGCTTCTGTTCAGGTGGACCCTAGCCTCTTTGAAAATGAGCAAGAAAACACTTTGTTTGCAGCTATTCAAGGCTTGACTCTAGCAGGCAGTGCTGCCCAGCAGTTAGAACAGGTCTTTGCCCTTAGCCCAGTGATTAATGATTTCTTTGATAACACAATGGTTATGGCAGGAGATCAAGCCCTTAAAAACAACCGTTTAGCTATTTTATCAGATTTAGTAAGCAAAGCTAAGACCATTGTTGCTTTTAACCAACTAAACACCAAGTAA